The bacterium genome has a window encoding:
- the nikR gene encoding nickel-responsive transcriptional regulator NikR, which produces MSKISRFGVSLAEELLREFDRLIGRKGYASRSEAIRDLIRDYLAEEAWKAGRGPAVGTVTLVYDHHVPDLQEKLTDVQHKHAGVVVSTLHVHLERRRCLEVLVVRGKANEIRALAGRLIGARGVKHGKLTLVAAGKELP; this is translated from the coding sequence ATGTCTAAAATTAGCCGTTTCGGCGTTTCGCTGGCGGAAGAGCTCCTGCGCGAGTTCGACCGTTTGATAGGCCGCAAGGGATACGCCTCCCGCTCGGAGGCCATCCGCGACCTTATCCGGGACTACCTGGCGGAGGAGGCGTGGAAGGCGGGGCGAGGCCCGGCGGTCGGGACCGTCACGCTGGTTTACGACCATCACGTCCCCGACCTCCAGGAGAAACTCACCGACGTCCAGCACAAACACGCCGGCGTCGTCGTCTCCACCCTTCACGTCCACCTCGAGCGGCGCCGCTGCCTCGAAGTCCTCGTCGTCCGCGGAAAAGCAAACGAGATCCGGGCCCTGGCGGGCCGACTCATCGGCGCCCGCGGCGTCAAGCACGGCAAGCTCACCCTCGTGGCCGCCGGTAAAGAATTACCTTGA